The window CAGCAATGTTCTGGCAACAAGGGCATCCAGAGATGTTTATACTGCCGTAAGCACGGCTTGTCCCAAAGCCCAATATCACGAACTCGCCCGTTGCATCACCATTGAAAAAGAGACAGTGCAAAAATACATGAGCCCTGTCCTGGTGATGAGCGCAGGCACTGCCGACCTTCCGGCGGCGGAGGAGGCAGCTGTTACTGCAGAAATAATGGGAGGGAATGTTACCAGGCTTTATGATGTCGGAGTAGCCGGAATTCATCGTCTCTTCAGTCATCATGAGCTAATCATGAAAGCCTCTGTAATAATAGTGACAGCTGGAATGGAAGGCGCACTAGCCAGTGTGGTTGCCGGGTTTGTGGATGTACCCGTAATTGCCGTCCCTACCAGTGTAGGTTATGGAGCCAGTTTTGGAGGCCTAGCAGCGCTTTTGGCTATGCTTAATTCCTGCGCCTCGGGAATTGCGGT of the Phosphitispora fastidiosa genome contains:
- the larB gene encoding nickel pincer cofactor biosynthesis protein LarB yields the protein MDSSSLRDLLDRLKNGQIDTDTALERLKTLPFEDIGYAKLDHHRSLRTGFPEVIFCEGKTSLQVSQIFTKLANCNSNVLATRASRDVYTAVSTACPKAQYHELARCITIEKETVQKYMSPVLVMSAGTADLPAAEEAAVTAEIMGGNVTRLYDVGVAGIHRLFSHHELIMKASVIIVTAGMEGALASVVAGFVDVPVIAVPTSVGYGASFGGLAALLAMLNSCASGIAVVNIDNGFGAAAMAISIIRLAEKN